Proteins from one Penicillium digitatum chromosome 2, complete sequence genomic window:
- a CDS encoding Vps34p → MTQRSVALSKRGAEMEAFTFAVTTQVDIPIRIKIGSLEGKQKPIPHSVLDENAELRHIASVQDPTSDLYVTTQIWSESKPLGVPVKTKYKPFKTTRVWNQWLEMPMSIKDAERNTQLAITIVDLSPLAPDRITHIPFGGTTITLFDEDGKLKMGKQKCKVYLHKNADGSATTSTPSVLPPKRRKPNIRDPSHQSPEEAELERVEVLIKKHEMGEIPRVDWMDQLLFRELEKLKTNADEAAQMRALEIDAALHKDPKHVKDQDDSSDEENIEDEYYVLYIEFPRFDHPIVWADHEYPAPPISSWPQNALPHPNATLKPVPEVQFGPGISHTDPHNIIQIYDPEVGQIGNPCEDKHRRLIRSHRTGIMDRDLKPNPKIRDDLNMIISYEPTQDLTAEEKDLVWRFRYHLTREKKALTKFVKSVNWRDVGESRQAVEMFPKWTEIDVDDALEILGPTFDNPAVRSYAVETLRKADDEELLLYLLQLVQALKYDAPPDNQPDAAPQESSLAQFLISRAANNFKLGNYLHWYLMVEFDDADAIQRRLFARVEYYFMIELEKFHPGHRKTLLHQGEMVAVLSKIAKDVRFARENRVGKIEMLKKYLRDPENDLINIDPPLPLPLNPDVSVVGLYPEESNVFKSTLSPLLITFKTSEGRRYPMLFKVGDDLRQDQLVIQIIILMDRLLQKENLDLKLTPYRILATSATAGAVQFIPSISLSAASAKYKSILAYLQTNNPDEHEPLGVRKETMDIYIKSCAGYCVITYLLGVGDRHLENLLLAPDGHFFHADFGFILGRDPKPFAPMMKLCKEMVEGMGGTTSPHYLQFKQYCYTAYTTLRKSANLILNLFSLMVDANIPDIRVEPDKAVLKVKERFHLEMTEEEAIRHFEQLIADSVNAIFGVVIDRLHDFVQGWRA, encoded by the exons CTTTGCCGTGACCACTCAAGTGGACATACCTATACGCATTAAGAT TGGCTCGTTAGAGGGGAAGCAGAAACCGATCCCACATTCTGTTCTTGATGAAAACGCCGAACTGCGGCATATTGCCTCCGTCCAAGACCCCACCTCCGATCTTTATGTGACCACTCAGATATGGTCAGAGTCGAAGCCACTGGGGGTGCCAGTGAAGACCAAATATAAGCCCTTCAAAACCACGCGAGTATGGAATCAATGGCTGGAGATGCCAATGTCCATCAAGGATGCCGAGCGTAATACTCAGCTAGCAATCACCATCGTTGATTTGTCTCCACTCGCTCCTGATAGGATTACGCACATCCCATTCGGTGGAACAACCATCACGTTGTTTGACGAAGACGGAAAATTGAAGATGGGCAAACAAAAGTGTAAGGTTTATCTGCACAAGAACGCAGATGGGTCTGCTACAACCTCTACTCCATCTGTTCTGCCACCTAAGCGTCGTAAACCGAATATCCGTGATCCTTCACACCAGTCACCCGAAGAGGCGGAACTTGAACGGGTTGAAGTTTTGATCAAAAAGCATGAAATGGGCGAGATCCCACGTGTCGACTGGATGGATCAATTGCTCTTTCGCGAGTTGgagaaattgaagacaaATGCAGATGAAGCGGCCCAAATGCGTGCCCTTGAAATCGACGCAGCCCTGCACAAAGATCCGAAGCACGTCAAAGATCAAGACGATAGCTCCGACGAAGAGAATATCGAAGATGAGTATTATGTTCTTTACATTGAATTTCCACGCTTTGACCATCCCATTGTCTGGGCCGATCATGAATATCCTGCACCACCCATATCCTCGTGGCCCCAAAACGCACTTCCCCACCCTAATGCGACGCTCAAGCCAGTTCCAGAGGTACAATTCGGACCTGGAATCTCACACACCGATCCCCATAATATCATTCAAATTTATGATCCAGAGGTTGGCCAAATTGGAAACCCGTGTGAGGACAAGCACCGGCGTCTGATCCGAAGCCATCGGACCGGCATCATGGATCGTGACTTGAAGCCCAATCCAAAGATCAGGGATGATCTCAATATGATTATTTCCTACGAACCGACGCAAGACCTCACTGCTGAAGAGAAGGATCTTGTGTGGCGTTTCAGGTATCATCTCACACGCGAGAAGAAGGCATTGACAAAATTCGTCAAATCAGTCAACTGGCGGGATGTTGGAGAATCGCGGCAGGCTGTTGAAATGTTCCCCAAATGGACCGAGATTGATGTCGATGACGCGCTGGAGATTCTCGGTCCTACCTTTGATAATCCTGCTGTCCGTTCGTATGCTGTTGAAACTCTGCGGAAGGCAGATGACGAGGAGTTGCTTCTGTATCTTCTTCAATTGGTGCAGGCTTTGAAATATGATGCACCTCCGGATAACCAACCTGATGCTGCTCCGCAGGAGTCCTCACTTGCACAATTTCTGATTTCCCGTGCGGCTAATAACTTCAAGCTTGGCAATTATCTACACTGGTATCTCATGGTCGAATTCGATGACGCTGATGCAATTCAGCGTCGGCTGTTTGCGCGGGTTGAATATTACTTCATGATTGAACTGGAAAAGTTTCATCCTGGGCATAGAAAAACACTATTGCATCAAGGTGAAATGGTGGCCGTGCTCTCTAAAATAGCCAAGGATGTACGCTTCGCGCGCGAAAACAGAGTCGGCAAGATTGAGATGCTGAAAAAGTATCTCCGTGACCCTGAAAACGACCTGATCAACATAGATCCACCGCTTCCTTTACCTTTGAATCCCGATGTTTCAGTCGTTGGGTTATACCCCGAAGAATCAAACGTCTTCAAGTCCACACTCTCTCCTTTGCTTATCACATTCAAGACTTCCGAAGGCCGTCGTTATCCAATGCTGTTCAAAGTCGGTGATGACCTTCGCCAGGACCAATTGGTTATTCAGATCATCATCTTAATGGATCGCCTTTTACAAAAGGAGAATCTTGATCTAAAACTGACTCCTTATCGAATTCTTGCCACCAGCGCGACGGCTGGCGCTGTCCAGTTCATCCCTTCAATTTCTCTTTCCGCGGCATCCGCCAAGTACAAATCCATCCTCGCCTACCTGCAAACCAACAACCCAGATGAGCATGAACCTCTCGGCGTCCGCAAGGAAACAATGGATATATACATCAAATCTTGTGCGGGATACTGTGTCATCACGTACCTCCTCGGCGTTGGCGATCGACATCTTGAAAATCTGCTTCTGGCGCCAGATGGCCACTTCTTCCACGCCGACTTTGGTTTCATCCTTGGCCGTGATCCAAAGCCTTTTGCACCCATGATGAAACTTTGCAAGGAAATGGTTGAAGGTATGGGTGGCACAACCTCGCCCCACTATCTTCAATTCAAGCAGTACTGCTACACTGCTTATACCACGCTGCGCAAATCAGCCAATCTGATTCTTAACCTCTTCAGTTTGATGGTGGATGCCAACATCCCCGATATTCGAGTGGAGCCTGACAAAGCCGTGTTGAAAGTGAAGGAGCGCTTCCATCTTGAGATGACCGAGGAAGAGGCCATTCGTCACTTTGAGCAACTTATCGCTGACAGCGTCAATGCTATCTTTGGTGTTGTGATTGATCGCTTGCACGATTTCGTACAAGGCTGGCGGGCATAG